A stretch of the Agelaius phoeniceus isolate bAgePho1 chromosome 1, bAgePho1.hap1, whole genome shotgun sequence genome encodes the following:
- the NRSN1 gene encoding neurensin-1, whose amino-acid sequence MSSYADICGSKQAQGSTEGGYQRYGVRSYLHQFYEDCTASIWEYEDDFQIQRSPSRWSSVFWKVGLISGTAFMLIGVAVLVVGFLVPPKIEALGKDDFVVVDTRAVQFNGSLDICKLAGAILFCVGGSTVAACLLMSAFAKSYSKEEKYLQQRFKERIADIKAHANPVTKAPAPGESKIPVTLSRVQNVQPLSET is encoded by the exons ATGAGCTCCTATGCTGACATCTGCGGGTCCAAGCAGGCGCAGGGCAGCACCGAGGGAGGGTACCAACGCTACGGAGTTCGGTCCTACCTCCACCAGTTTTATGAGGACTGCACAGCTTCAATTTGGGAGTATGAGGATGATTTTCAGATCCAGAGATCGCCGAGCAGGTGGAGCTCTGTATTCTGGAAG gtCGGACTCATCTCTGGGACGGCTTTTATGCTGATAGGTGTAGCTGTTCTTGTAGTGGGTTTTCTTGTGCCACCAAAAATAGAAGCCCTTGGGAAGGATGATTTTGTTGTTGTGGATACCCGTGCTGTTCAGTTCAATGGGTCCCTCGATATATGCAAGCTGGCAGGAGCAATCTTGTTCTGTGTTGGAGGGTCCACTGTGGCAGCGTGCCTGCTGATGTCTGCTTTTGCTAAAAGTTACTCCAAAGAAGAGAAGTACCTCCAGCAAAGATTTAAAGAGAGAATAGCTGATATAAAAGCCCATGCAAACCCAGTCACAAAAGCGCCAGCACCAGGAGAATCAAAGATACCTGTCACTTTGTCCAGAGTTCAAAATGTTCAGCCTTTATCTGAAACCTGA